From Catharus ustulatus isolate bCatUst1 chromosome 24, bCatUst1.pri.v2, whole genome shotgun sequence, the proteins below share one genomic window:
- the SLC45A1 gene encoding proton-associated sugar transporter A isoform X2 → MMIPPSAPSPVSDAALLSGVASQEVWRSPVPGYSGLPTRHISHRANNFKRHPKRRKHIRPSPPPPPNTPCPIDLVDFGDLQPQRSFLELLFNGCILFGLEFSYAMETAYVTPVLLQMGLPDQLYGMVWFISPILGFLLQPLLGAWSDRCTSRFGRRRPFILVLAVGALLGLSLMLNGKDIGSALSDTENNHKWGIILTICGVVLMDFSADSADNPSHAYMMDVCSPVDQDRGLNIHALLAGLGGGFGYVVGGIHWDKTSFGKAVGGQLRVIYVFTSVVLTIATVLTLVSIPERPLKSSNRKKKVMKSPSLPLPPSPPFFFEDSVNENSASHNSAQLHASFTSPVSPMSPLTPKYGSFISRDNSLTGINEFASSFGTSNIDSVLIDCFTGGHNSYMTLPASLSRQPVSVSFPRVPDGCYHGANGILEQGESSLTSGADSDVLRVGSLDAIKPRSSGILKRPQTLAIPDAVTGHCSENNRRRNVTFSQQVANILLNGVKYESELNESGEPSEQPLSVKLLCSTICHMPKALRNLCINHFLGWLSFEGMLLFYTDFMGEVVFQGNPKAPHNSDEYQKYNTGVTMGCWGMCIYAFSAAFYSAMLEKLEERFSTRTLYFVAYLAFGLGTGLATLSRNVYVLLSLCATYGILFATLCTLPYSLLCDYYQSREDPGIAFSQKRITNLVAIARGAASRGNHSIRAEMKILGCMNNQAQYLSGESKQKPAALPFAFVCARPLLNHWTALLQ, encoded by the exons ATGATGATTCCACCATCTGCACCAAGCCCTGTCAGCGATGCTGCCCTCCTGTCAGGTGTGGCTTCTCAGGAAGTCTGGAGGTCACCAGTCCCAGGCTATTCTGGACTGCCCACACGGCACATAAGTCACCGGGCCAACAACTTCAAGAGACACCCGAAAAGGCGGAAACACATCCGGccttcaccaccaccaccaccaaacaCTCCCTGTCCTATTGATCTGGTTGACTTTGGGGATCTCCAGCCTCAGAGGTCTTTCTTGGAACTCCTTTTCAATGGGTGCATTCTCTTTGGGCTTGAGTTCAGCTATGCCATGGAAACAGCCTATGTtacccctgtgctgctccagatGGGGCTTCCAGACCAGCTCTATGGAATGGTGTGGTTCATCAGCCCTATATTAG GGTTTTTGCTACAGCCTTTGCTGGgagcctggagtgacagatgcACATCAAGATTTGGGAGGAGAAGACCTTTCATTCTGGTTTTAGCAGTAG GAGCATTGCTTGGGCTCTCACTTATGCTGAATGGCAAAGATATAGGGAGTGCCTTGTCTGACACTGAGAATAACCACAAATGGGGCATCATCCTGACAATCTGTGGTGTTGTCCTCATGGATTTCAGTGCAGATTCAGCAGACAATCCCAGTCATGCCTACATGATGGATGTGTGCAGCCCAGTGGATCAAGACAGGGGCCTCAACATCCATGCTTTGTTAGCAG GTCTTGGAGGTGGCTTTGGTTATGTTGTTGGAGGAATACACTGGGATAAAACCAGTTTTGGAAAAGCTGTAGGAGGGCAACTTCGTGTCATCTATGTCTTCACCTCAGTTGTACTGACTATTGCTACTGTGCTGACTCTAGTTAGCATTCCAGAGAGACCCTTAAAGTCCTctaacaggaagaaaaaggtgatGAAAAGTCCAagtcttcctctccctccttctccacctTTCTTCTTTGAGGACAGTGTAAATGAAAACTCTGCTTCTCATAACTCAGCTCAGTTACATGCAAGTTTTACAAGTCCTGTTTCCCCCATGAGCCCACTCACGCCAAAATACGGGAGTTTTATCAGCAGAGACAATTCTTTGACGGGAATTAATGAGTTTGCATCATCCTTTGGGACTTCAAATATTGACAGTGTGCTTATAGACTGTTTTACAGGAGGGCATAATAGTTACATGACACTTCCAGCTAGTTTGTCCAGGCAGCCTGTCAGTGTCAGCTTTCCTCGGGTGCCTGATGGCTGTTACCATGGAGCAAATGGAATTCTGGAGCAAGGGGAGAGCAGCTTAACATCAGGGGCTGATAGTGATGTGCTGAGAGTGGGCTCACTGGATGCAATAAAGCCACGGTCATCGGGGATCTTGAAAAGACCTCAGACCTTGGCCATTCCAGATGCTGTAACAGGACACTGCTCAGAGAAtaacagaagaagaaatgtaACCTTCAGCCAACAG GTTGCTAACATCCTGCTGAATGGGGTGAAGTACGAGAGCGAGCTGAATGAATCGGGCGAGCCCTCGGAGCAGCCCCTGTCCGTGAAGCTGCTGTGCTCCACCATCTGCCACATGCCCAAGGCTCTCCGGAACCTCTGCATCAACCACTTCCTAG GGTGGCTTTCATTTGAGGGGATGTTACTCTTCTATACTGACTTCATGGGAGAAGTAGTGTTCCAAGGGAACCCAAAAGCACCTCACAACTCAGATGAGTATCAGAAGTACAACACTGGGGTCACCATGGGCTGCTGGGGAATGTGCATCTATGCATTCAGTGCTGCTTTCTATTCAG CCatgctggagaagctggaggagCGGTTTAGCACACGGACACTGTACTTTGTGGCATATTTGGCCTTTGGGCTGGGCACAGGCCTGGCCACGCTCTCCAGGAATGTCTACgtactgctgtccctgtgtgccacctACGGCATTCTGTTCGCCACGCTCTGCACGCTGCCCTACTCCCTGCTCTGCGACTACTACCAGAGCCGAGAG GATCCAGGGATAGCTTTCTCTCAAAAAAGGATAACAAATCTTGTTGCAATagccagaggagcagccagcagaggaaaTCACAGCATCAGAGCAGAAATGAAGATTTTGGGCTGT aTGAACAACCAGGCTCAGTACCTCTCTGGGGAAAGTAAACAGAAACCAGCTGCACTTCCATTTGCATTTGTCTGTGCCAGGCCTCTCCTGAACCACTGGACTGCTCTGTTACAGTAA
- the LOC117006786 gene encoding 28S ribosomal protein S16, mitochondrial-like has product MVQLGSCLLRGRGGNVVIRFALGGCTNRPFFRIVVANSRRPRDGKYLEQLGCLDPLPNAHGEKVAGLNLERLRYWLGCGAQLSRPAEKLLGLAGFLPLHPMTVTAAERLRRQRQREQQQPEAAPADSTAEPGTNTAPGTDTAP; this is encoded by the exons ATGGTGCAGCTCG GGAGCTGCCTCCTGAGGGGCCGCGGCGGCAACGTCGTCATCCGCTTCGCGCTGGGGGGCTGCACCAACCGCCCGTTCTTCCGCATCGTGGTGGCCAACAGCAGGCGCCCCCGCGACGGGAAGTACCTGGAGCAGCTCGGCTGCCTTGACCCGCTGCCCAACGCGCACGGCGAGAAGGTGGCGGGGCTCAACCTGGAGCGGCTGCGGTACTGGCTGGGCTGCGGGGCGCAGCTGTCCCGGCCCGCCGAGAAGCTCCTGG GGCTGGCGGGGTTCCTGCCGCTCCACCCCATGACGGTGACCGCCGCCGAGAGGCTGCGCCGGCAACGACAACGCGAGCAACAGCAGCCCGAGGCTGCCCCTGCGGACAGCACGGCCGAGCCCGGCACCAACACCGCGCCCGGCACCGACACCGCGCCCTGA
- the SLC45A1 gene encoding proton-associated sugar transporter A isoform X3 produces MMIPPSAPSPVSDAALLSGVASQEVWRSPVPGYSGLPTRHISHRANNFKRHPKRRKHIRPSPPPPPNTPCPIDLVDFGDLQPQRSFLELLFNGCILFGLEFSYAMETAYVTPVLLQMGLPDQLYGMVWFISPILGFLLQPLLGAWSDRCTSRFGRRRPFILVLAVGALLGLSLMLNGKDIGSALSDTENNHKWGIILTICGVVLMDFSADSADNPSHAYMMDVCSPVDQDRGLNIHALLAGLGGGFGYVVGGIHWDKTSFGKAVGGQLRVIYVFTSVVLTIATVLTLVSIPERPLKSSNRKKKVMKSPSLPLPPSPPFFFEDSVNENSASHNSAQLHASFTSPVSPMSPLTPKYGSFISRDNSLTGINEFASSFGTSNIDSVLIDCFTGGHNSYMTLPASLSRQPVSVSFPRVPDGCYHGANGILEQGESSLTSGADSDVLRVGSLDAIKPRSSGILKRPQTLAIPDAVTGHCSENNRRRNVTFSQQVANILLNGVKYESELNESGEPSEQPLSVKLLCSTICHMPKALRNLCINHFLGWLSFEGMLLFYTDFMGEVVFQGNPKAPHNSDEYQKYNTGVTMGCWGMCIYAFSAAFYSGTWYSPLNHCFGKRYIS; encoded by the exons ATGATGATTCCACCATCTGCACCAAGCCCTGTCAGCGATGCTGCCCTCCTGTCAGGTGTGGCTTCTCAGGAAGTCTGGAGGTCACCAGTCCCAGGCTATTCTGGACTGCCCACACGGCACATAAGTCACCGGGCCAACAACTTCAAGAGACACCCGAAAAGGCGGAAACACATCCGGccttcaccaccaccaccaccaaacaCTCCCTGTCCTATTGATCTGGTTGACTTTGGGGATCTCCAGCCTCAGAGGTCTTTCTTGGAACTCCTTTTCAATGGGTGCATTCTCTTTGGGCTTGAGTTCAGCTATGCCATGGAAACAGCCTATGTtacccctgtgctgctccagatGGGGCTTCCAGACCAGCTCTATGGAATGGTGTGGTTCATCAGCCCTATATTAG GGTTTTTGCTACAGCCTTTGCTGGgagcctggagtgacagatgcACATCAAGATTTGGGAGGAGAAGACCTTTCATTCTGGTTTTAGCAGTAG GAGCATTGCTTGGGCTCTCACTTATGCTGAATGGCAAAGATATAGGGAGTGCCTTGTCTGACACTGAGAATAACCACAAATGGGGCATCATCCTGACAATCTGTGGTGTTGTCCTCATGGATTTCAGTGCAGATTCAGCAGACAATCCCAGTCATGCCTACATGATGGATGTGTGCAGCCCAGTGGATCAAGACAGGGGCCTCAACATCCATGCTTTGTTAGCAG GTCTTGGAGGTGGCTTTGGTTATGTTGTTGGAGGAATACACTGGGATAAAACCAGTTTTGGAAAAGCTGTAGGAGGGCAACTTCGTGTCATCTATGTCTTCACCTCAGTTGTACTGACTATTGCTACTGTGCTGACTCTAGTTAGCATTCCAGAGAGACCCTTAAAGTCCTctaacaggaagaaaaaggtgatGAAAAGTCCAagtcttcctctccctccttctccacctTTCTTCTTTGAGGACAGTGTAAATGAAAACTCTGCTTCTCATAACTCAGCTCAGTTACATGCAAGTTTTACAAGTCCTGTTTCCCCCATGAGCCCACTCACGCCAAAATACGGGAGTTTTATCAGCAGAGACAATTCTTTGACGGGAATTAATGAGTTTGCATCATCCTTTGGGACTTCAAATATTGACAGTGTGCTTATAGACTGTTTTACAGGAGGGCATAATAGTTACATGACACTTCCAGCTAGTTTGTCCAGGCAGCCTGTCAGTGTCAGCTTTCCTCGGGTGCCTGATGGCTGTTACCATGGAGCAAATGGAATTCTGGAGCAAGGGGAGAGCAGCTTAACATCAGGGGCTGATAGTGATGTGCTGAGAGTGGGCTCACTGGATGCAATAAAGCCACGGTCATCGGGGATCTTGAAAAGACCTCAGACCTTGGCCATTCCAGATGCTGTAACAGGACACTGCTCAGAGAAtaacagaagaagaaatgtaACCTTCAGCCAACAG GTTGCTAACATCCTGCTGAATGGGGTGAAGTACGAGAGCGAGCTGAATGAATCGGGCGAGCCCTCGGAGCAGCCCCTGTCCGTGAAGCTGCTGTGCTCCACCATCTGCCACATGCCCAAGGCTCTCCGGAACCTCTGCATCAACCACTTCCTAG GGTGGCTTTCATTTGAGGGGATGTTACTCTTCTATACTGACTTCATGGGAGAAGTAGTGTTCCAAGGGAACCCAAAAGCACCTCACAACTCAGATGAGTATCAGAAGTACAACACTGGGGTCACCATGGGCTGCTGGGGAATGTGCATCTATGCATTCAGTGCTGCTTTCTATTCAGGTACTTGGTACAGCCCTCTTAACCACTGCTTTGGGAAAAGATACATTTCTTAG
- the SLC45A1 gene encoding proton-associated sugar transporter A isoform X1: MMIPPSAPSPVSDAALLSGVASQEVWRSPVPGYSGLPTRHISHRANNFKRHPKRRKHIRPSPPPPPNTPCPIDLVDFGDLQPQRSFLELLFNGCILFGLEFSYAMETAYVTPVLLQMGLPDQLYGMVWFISPILGFLLQPLLGAWSDRCTSRFGRRRPFILVLAVGALLGLSLMLNGKDIGSALSDTENNHKWGIILTICGVVLMDFSADSADNPSHAYMMDVCSPVDQDRGLNIHALLAGLGGGFGYVVGGIHWDKTSFGKAVGGQLRVIYVFTSVVLTIATVLTLVSIPERPLKSSNRKKKVMKSPSLPLPPSPPFFFEDSVNENSASHNSAQLHASFTSPVSPMSPLTPKYGSFISRDNSLTGINEFASSFGTSNIDSVLIDCFTGGHNSYMTLPASLSRQPVSVSFPRVPDGCYHGANGILEQGESSLTSGADSDVLRVGSLDAIKPRSSGILKRPQTLAIPDAVTGHCSENNRRRNVTFSQQVANILLNGVKYESELNESGEPSEQPLSVKLLCSTICHMPKALRNLCINHFLGWLSFEGMLLFYTDFMGEVVFQGNPKAPHNSDEYQKYNTGVTMGCWGMCIYAFSAAFYSAMLEKLEERFSTRTLYFVAYLAFGLGTGLATLSRNVYVLLSLCATYGILFATLCTLPYSLLCDYYQSREFVGSQAEGTRRGMGVDISLLSCQYFLAQILVAVAMGPLTAAVGSASSAMYFSSLVSFLGCLFSSLCVTYELLPTEELPPAEEQRPLLPRARNE, from the exons ATGATGATTCCACCATCTGCACCAAGCCCTGTCAGCGATGCTGCCCTCCTGTCAGGTGTGGCTTCTCAGGAAGTCTGGAGGTCACCAGTCCCAGGCTATTCTGGACTGCCCACACGGCACATAAGTCACCGGGCCAACAACTTCAAGAGACACCCGAAAAGGCGGAAACACATCCGGccttcaccaccaccaccaccaaacaCTCCCTGTCCTATTGATCTGGTTGACTTTGGGGATCTCCAGCCTCAGAGGTCTTTCTTGGAACTCCTTTTCAATGGGTGCATTCTCTTTGGGCTTGAGTTCAGCTATGCCATGGAAACAGCCTATGTtacccctgtgctgctccagatGGGGCTTCCAGACCAGCTCTATGGAATGGTGTGGTTCATCAGCCCTATATTAG GGTTTTTGCTACAGCCTTTGCTGGgagcctggagtgacagatgcACATCAAGATTTGGGAGGAGAAGACCTTTCATTCTGGTTTTAGCAGTAG GAGCATTGCTTGGGCTCTCACTTATGCTGAATGGCAAAGATATAGGGAGTGCCTTGTCTGACACTGAGAATAACCACAAATGGGGCATCATCCTGACAATCTGTGGTGTTGTCCTCATGGATTTCAGTGCAGATTCAGCAGACAATCCCAGTCATGCCTACATGATGGATGTGTGCAGCCCAGTGGATCAAGACAGGGGCCTCAACATCCATGCTTTGTTAGCAG GTCTTGGAGGTGGCTTTGGTTATGTTGTTGGAGGAATACACTGGGATAAAACCAGTTTTGGAAAAGCTGTAGGAGGGCAACTTCGTGTCATCTATGTCTTCACCTCAGTTGTACTGACTATTGCTACTGTGCTGACTCTAGTTAGCATTCCAGAGAGACCCTTAAAGTCCTctaacaggaagaaaaaggtgatGAAAAGTCCAagtcttcctctccctccttctccacctTTCTTCTTTGAGGACAGTGTAAATGAAAACTCTGCTTCTCATAACTCAGCTCAGTTACATGCAAGTTTTACAAGTCCTGTTTCCCCCATGAGCCCACTCACGCCAAAATACGGGAGTTTTATCAGCAGAGACAATTCTTTGACGGGAATTAATGAGTTTGCATCATCCTTTGGGACTTCAAATATTGACAGTGTGCTTATAGACTGTTTTACAGGAGGGCATAATAGTTACATGACACTTCCAGCTAGTTTGTCCAGGCAGCCTGTCAGTGTCAGCTTTCCTCGGGTGCCTGATGGCTGTTACCATGGAGCAAATGGAATTCTGGAGCAAGGGGAGAGCAGCTTAACATCAGGGGCTGATAGTGATGTGCTGAGAGTGGGCTCACTGGATGCAATAAAGCCACGGTCATCGGGGATCTTGAAAAGACCTCAGACCTTGGCCATTCCAGATGCTGTAACAGGACACTGCTCAGAGAAtaacagaagaagaaatgtaACCTTCAGCCAACAG GTTGCTAACATCCTGCTGAATGGGGTGAAGTACGAGAGCGAGCTGAATGAATCGGGCGAGCCCTCGGAGCAGCCCCTGTCCGTGAAGCTGCTGTGCTCCACCATCTGCCACATGCCCAAGGCTCTCCGGAACCTCTGCATCAACCACTTCCTAG GGTGGCTTTCATTTGAGGGGATGTTACTCTTCTATACTGACTTCATGGGAGAAGTAGTGTTCCAAGGGAACCCAAAAGCACCTCACAACTCAGATGAGTATCAGAAGTACAACACTGGGGTCACCATGGGCTGCTGGGGAATGTGCATCTATGCATTCAGTGCTGCTTTCTATTCAG CCatgctggagaagctggaggagCGGTTTAGCACACGGACACTGTACTTTGTGGCATATTTGGCCTTTGGGCTGGGCACAGGCCTGGCCACGCTCTCCAGGAATGTCTACgtactgctgtccctgtgtgccacctACGGCATTCTGTTCGCCACGCTCTGCACGCTGCCCTACTCCCTGCTCTGCGACTACTACCAGAGCCGAGAG tTCGTAGGCTCGCAGGCGGAGGGCACGCGGCGCGGGATGGGCGTTGACATctccctgctgagctgccagTACTTCCTGGCGCAGATCCTCGTGGCCGTGGCCATGGGCCCGCTGACGGCGGCTgttggcagtgccagcagtgccatgtACTTCTCCAGCCTGGTGTCCTTCCTGGGCTgcctcttctcctccctctgtGTCACCTACGAGCTGCTGCCCACCGAGGAGCTGCCACCCGCCGAGGAGCAgcgcccgctcctgccccgtGCGCGGAACGAATAA